The nucleotide sequence TATTTGCTGCCATCGGGCACGAACACATAACCGACGCCCCAGACCGTCTGGATATAGCGCGGCTTCGACGGATCGGGTTCGATCAGCCGGCGCAGGCGTGAGATCTGCACATCGATGGAGCGCTCCAGGGCATCCCACTCGCGACCGCGGGCGAGATTCATCAACTTGTCGCGGGTCAGCGGCTCACGGGCGTGCTGGACCAGGGCCTTGAGCACGGCGAATTCGCCAGTGGTGAGCATGTGCGTTTCTTCGCCCTTCTTCAGCTCGCGGGTGGCGAGGTACAGCTGATAGTCGCCAAAGCTGACCATCGCGTCCTCGCTGTCCGGCGCGCCGGGTACCGGGGTGGCCTGGCGGCGCAGCACGGCCTTGATCCGCGCCAACAGCTCGCGCGGGTTGAAGGGCTTGGCCAGGTAATCGTCGGCACCGAGTTCCAGGCCCTGGATACGACTGCTCTCGTCGCCCTTGGCGGTGAGCATGATGATCGGCACCTGGTTGTTCGTCGAGCGCAGCCGCCGGCATGCCGACAGGCCATCCTCGCCCGGCAGCATCAGGTCGAGGACCACCAACTGGAACAGCTCGCGAGCTAGCAGACGGTCCATCTGCTCGACGTTTTCCACCGAGCGGACCCGATAACCCTGTTCGTCGAGGAAGCGCTCGAGCAGGCGACGCAGGCCCGGATCGTCATCCACGATAAGAATTTTTTCGCCTTCAACTGGGGCAATGCTGCTCATACAGGCTCCTTGGAAATCACTCGCCATTATGGCCCAGGCGCCAAACGGCGCGGGCGGCGCATTCGTTAGCAGATTTGTCCCACCATACCCGGCCGCCGGTCATCAGCCCGGCGCATTTGCGAGCGACAGCGGAAGGGCTGGTTATAATGCCGGCCCTTTTGCAGGCTGGGTAACCCCAGATAACCGAGCATCATGGTTATCAATAGCCTGATCGTGGCAAGCGCGGCTTGTCTTTCTTTTGTCAGTGTCAAGGTAGTCATATGTCAGCGAATGTCATGGCCAGCATCAACCAACGTATTGCCGAAGAACTGTCCGGGCTGCCCACTGGCCGCGTTCTGCCGCAACAGGTGGCCGCCGCCGTGGCACTGCTCGATGAGGGTTCGACCGTACCTTTCATCGCCCGTTACCGCAAAGAAGTCACCGGCAGCCTCGACGACACCCAGTTGCGCCTGCTCGAAGAGCGCCTGCGCTACCTGCGCGAGCTGGAAGAGCGCCGCGCCGCGATCCTCACCAGCATCGAGGAACAGGGCAAGCTGACCCCGGAACTGACCCGCGAAATCAACCTCGCCGACACCAAGACGCGCCTCGAAGACCTGTACCTGCCCTATAAACAGAAGCGCCGCACCAAGGGCCAGATTGCCCTGGAAGCCGGCCTCGGTGAACTGGCCGATGGTTTGTTCAACGACCCGAACCTGAGCCCCGAGAACGAAGCGGCGCGTTTCGTCGATGCCGAAAAGGGCTTCGCCGACATCAAGGCCGTGCTCGAAGGCGCCAAGTACATTCTCATGGAGCGCTTCGCCGAAGACGCCAGCCTGCTCGCCAAGCTGCGCGGCTTCCTCAAGGATTACGCCACCCTCAGCGCCCGCCTGGTGGCGGGTAAAGAAGCCGAAGGGGCAAAGTTCAGCGACTACTTCGAGCACGACGAGCCGCTGAAGAACGTGCCGTCGCACCGCGCCCTGGCGATTTTCCGCGGCCGCAACGAAGGCGTGCTGAGCGCTGGGCTGAAGGTCGGCGAGGAAACCGCCGGCACCCTGCATCCGTGCGAAGGCATGATCGGCGAACGCTTCGGCATCAAGGACCAAGCTCGCGCCGCAGACAAATGGCTCGGCGAAGTGGTGCGCTGGACCTGGAAGGTCAAGCTCTACAGCCATCTGGAAACCGACCTGTTCGGCGAATTGCGCGAGAAGGCCGAAGACGAGGCGATCAGCGTGTTCGCCCGCAACCTGCATGACCTGCTGCTCGCCGCTCCGGCTGGCCCGCGCGCCACCCTCGGCCTCGACCCCGGCCTGCGCACCGGCTGCAAGGTCGCCGTGGTCGACGCCACCGGCAAAGTACTGGACACCGCCACCGTCTACCCGCACGCGCCGCGCAACGACTGGGACGGCACTCTCGCGACTCTGGCCAAGCTGTGCACCAAGCATGCGGTCGACCTGATCGCCATCGGCAACGGCACCGCCAGCCGCGAAACCGACAAGCTGGCCGCCGAGCTGGTCAAGAAACTGCCGGGCCTGAACATGACCAAGATCATGGTCAGCGAGGCCGGCGCCTCGGTGTATTCGGCCTCCGAGCTGGCCGCCAAGGAATTCCCCGACCTCGACGTGTCGATCCGTGGCGCCGTTTCCATCGCCCGCCGCCTGCAGGACCCGCTGGCCGAACTGGTGAAGATCGAGCCGAAAGCCATCGGCGTCGGCCAGTACCAGCATGACGTCTCCCAGCTGAAACTGGCGCGCAGCCTGGACGCGGTGGTCGAAGACTGCGTGAACGCCGTCGGTGTCGATGTGAATACTGCCTCGGCGGCGCTGCTGGCACGCATCTCCGGCCTGAACAGCACGCTGGCGCAGAACATCGTCGCCCATCGCGATCAGCACGGCGCGTTCAAGAGCCGCGACGCCCTGAAGAAAGTCCCGCGCCTCGGCGACAAGACCTTCGAGCTGGCCGCCGGCTTCCTGCGCGTGATGAACGGCGACAACCCGCTGGACGCCTCGGCAGTGCACCCGGAAACCTATCCGCTGGTGCAGCGCATCGCCGCCGATACCAGCCGCGATATCCGCTCGCTGCTCGGCGACTCGGGCTTCCTCAAGCGCCTCGATCCCAAGCAGTTCACCGACGAGCGCTTCGGCCTGCCGACCGTCACCGACATCCTCACCGAACTCGACAAACCCAGCCGCGATCCGCGTCCGGAGTTCAAGACCGCCGCCTTCCAGGATGGCGTCGAGACCCTCAAGGACCTCAAGCCGGGCATGGTGCTGGAAGGTGTGGTGACCAACGTCGCCAACTTCGGCGCGTTCGTCGACATCGGCGTGCACCAGGACGGCCTGGTGCACATCTCGGCGCTGTCGGAGAAGTTCATCAAGGACCCGCGCGAGGCGGTCAAGGCCGGCGATGTGGTCAAGGTCAAGGTCATGGAAGTCGACATCGCCCGCCAGCGCATCGGCCTGTCGATGCGCATGAGCGACACCCCCGGCGAGAAAGTCGAAGGGCCGCGTGGTGGCAATCGTGGTAACGCGCCGCGCAGCGAACGGCATGCCCCGGCCGACAAGCCGGCACCCGCCAACGCGGCCATGGCCTCGTTGTTCGCCAACGCCAAGCAAATGAGGAAGAACTGATGGATACGCCAGAATCCAACGCCGGCAGCGCCTTCAGTCGCCTGCTCGGGCTGGAAATCGTTTCCGCCGCAGAAGGCCGCGCCGAAGTGCACATGAAGATGCACGACGGCCTCGGCAACGTGCACGGCAAAATGCATGGTGGCGCGCTGTTCTCACTGATCGACACCGCCATGGGCCAGGCCTGCCACAGCCTGAGCGGCGGTGAAGCGGTCAGCGTCACCCTGGAAAGCAAGATCAACTACATCCGCCCGGTGAGTGCCGGCGAACTGGTCTGCCGCGCCTGGGTACTGCATGCCGGCAAGCGCACTCTGGTGGTCGAGGCGGATACCTATCAGGGCGAAAAACTGGTCGCCAAGGCACAGGCAACTTTTTCGCGGATCTGAATTCGATCGGCGTACTGGCGGCCAACGGCGGGCTGTTCGCTACGCTCCTGAGCGGCCGGCGCTCCGACCCGCCCTGCATCCTGCGTGGCGGTGGCTAGGCAGTCACGTGGCATATGCTCAAACAGGCAGGGCGTACTCGCGAAGCAGTACGCCAATGGCCAGCACTCAGGCGCCGCCACGCTCAACTCGATCTACAGTGCTCGGATAACCGAGCGGTTCACCAGCCTCACCCGCTCAGGCGACCACGCCAGCGTCTCAACCTTGTAGAACACGAAATCCACCCCCATATTGGGGCGACTGCCGTGTGAAGGAATACCATCTTGAGCGAGCTTCTCAACCGCCGTCTGACCCTGCTGGGCGAGCGCCCCAATCTCGATCTGCTCAACCAGTGCCTGCACGGTATCGAGCGCGAATGCCTGCGCGTCGACGCCAATGGCCAACTGGCGCTGACCCCGCATTCGCCGGCGCTGGGCTCGGCGCTGACCCATGCGCAGATCACCACCGATTACTCGGAATCGCTGCTGGAGTTCATCACCCCAACCGAAACCGACCCGGCGGATACCCTCGCCGATCTCGAGCGCGTGCACCGCTTCGCCTACAGCAAGCTCGGCGACGAATACGTGTGGAGCGCCTCGATGCCCTGTCCGCTGCCCAGCGAGGAGGACATTCCCATCGCCCGCTACGGCAGCTCGCACATCGGCCGCCTCAAGTACGTGTACCGCAAGGGCCTGGCCCTGCGTTATGGCAAGACCATGCAATGCATCGCCGGCATCCACTACAACTTCTCGCTGCCCGAAACGTTGTGGCCACTGCTGCAAGCCAGCGAAGGCAACCGCGACAGCGTCCGCGACTACCAGTCGGAAAGCTACATCGCGCTGATCCGCAATTTCCGCCGCTACAGCTGGCTGCTGATGTACCTGTTCGGCGCCTCGCCGGCGCTGGATGCCGGCTTCATGCGCGGCCGCCCACACCAGCTCAAACAGCTCGACGCCGACACCCTGTATCTGCCCTACGCGACCAGCCTGCGGATGAGCGACCTGGGCTACCAGAGCAGCGCCCAGAGCGGCCTGACGCCGTGCTACAACGACCTGGCCAGCTATACCGACAGCCTGCGCAAGGCGGTGTCCACGCCGTACCCGGAATACGCGCGGATCGGCACCAAGCGCGACGGCGAATGGCTGCAACTGAACACCAACGTGATCCAGATCGAAAACGAGTACTACTCGAGCATCCGTCCCAAGCGCGTGACCTACACCGGCGAACGGCCGATCGAGGCGCTGATGGCGCGCGGCGTGCAGTACATCGAAGTACGCTGCCTGGACATCAACCCGTTCCTGCCGCTGGGCATCGACCTGGAGGAAGCGCGGTTCCTCGACGCCTTCCTGCTGTTCTGCGCCTTGCAGGACAGCCCGCTACTGGCCAACGGCGAATGCCACGCGAGCACCGACAACTTCCTCAAGGTGGTCAAGGAAGGCCGTCGTCCAGGCCTGCACCTGCAACGCCGCGGCGCGCCGGTCAGCCTGCAGGACTGGGGGATGGAACTGCTCGAGCAGATTCGCCCGTTCGCCGAGCTGCTCGATCGTAGTCACGGCGGCAGCGCGCATGTCGAGTCACTGGCCGCGCAACACGCCAAGCTCGCCGATCCGGACCTGACGCCCTCGGCCCAGGTCCTCGCCAACTTGCAGCGGAACGGTGAAAGCTTCAGCGCCTTCGCCTTGCGGCAGAGCCGCGCGCACGCCGAATACTTCCGCGGCACACCGCTGGATGCCGCCCAGCAAGCCGAATTCGAAGCACTGGCGCGCCAGTCGCTGGCCGAGCAAGCGGCACTGGAGGTGGAGCAGGTTGGCGATTTCGATGCGTTCGTCGCCAGTTATCAGGCCAGCATCCTCGGTCTGGCGGTTTAGGGTCTGTTAACGCTACTGACACGGCCGCGCCGGAGCCTGTTTTTGCGCGAGGCAAGGCACGAGATGCAAGGTTTGGCATTCCAAATGAGCATCGAGAAACGCAGCATCGCGCAAAAACTGGCCCGTCCCGCAGGGTTGCGCGGGAAATGGCCCCCGCTGTCGTTCCAGGACTTGCCAAGGGAATGACCATTGCCTGCGTCCTGCGCCTAACCGGGGGCCATTTCTCGCTGCAACGCGGCTCGCGTCAGTAGCGTTAACAGGCCCTAGCTCAGCAAAAAAGTCGACCCCGTCACAAACAGAGCACGCGCAGGCCGGGGCGGGATTAGCGGCACAGTCAGCAATGCATGCTCCCGCTACGATAAGTTCTGAGTGAACAACGCGAGCCCGCGCCATGGAGCCTACCGAGGCCCTCCCCGATAACGACCTGCCCACCGATCGCAAGTGGAGCCTGGAAAGCCTCAACAAGGCTTATCAGCAAGGCTACATGGCCGGTCTCACCGGCCATCCGCCCAAGCAACAGTCCTACGGCGCCGAAGTGCTCGCCGCCGCCTGGGAAGCCGGTTGGGATGACGGCGAAGAGCAATACCAGCGCCTGCTGAAAAGCGCCTGAAGCCACACCTTGGGGGTTTCTCCCTGATCGGGATGGGTCGAGCGCAGCAGCGATGCCCATCGAACCGACTGCGCCAGGTCGTAGGGCGTACTCGCGCAGCAGTACGCCAAGGCGGCAGAAATGTGCGGCGGACTGTTCGCTACGCTCCTGAGTCCGCCCTACAGCCAACCCACCCGAATCCTCAGTAGCCCGGATGCAATCCGGGAACCGGCGCGCGATACGCCGGCTCCTTTCACATCCCAACCGCACGTCTCCTGCTGCCTACAGCGCCTTATCGAAAATCTTCGAATTGCGCTGATAGTTGTACAGCGAGGCGCGGGCCGTCGGCAGGTGTTCCACGCTGCTGGGCACGAAGCCGCGCTCGCGGAACCAGTGGGCGGTGCGCGTGGTGAGCACGAAGAGTTTCTTCAAGCCTTGCGCCCGAGCGCGTTCTTCAATGCGCTCGAGCAGTTCGTCGCCGCGCTTGCCGTGCCGATACTCTGGACTCACCGCCAGGCAGGCCAGCTCGCCGCAATCGGAATCGGCGATCGGATACAGCGCCGCACAGGCGATGATCAACCCATCGCGCTCGACAATGCTGAACTGCTCGATTTCGCGCTCCAGCACTTCCCGCGAGCGGCGCACCAGGATGCCCTGCTCTTCCAGCGGGGTGATCAGATCAATCAGCCCACCGACGTCCTCGATGCTCGCTTCACGCAGCGACTCGAACTGCTCCTGGGTCACCAGCGTGCCGCCACCGTCGCGGGTGAACAGCTCGGTGAGCAACGCACCATCCTCGACAAAGCTGACGATATGACTGCGCGGCACACCACCGCGACAGGCCTCGGCCGCGGCGTCGAGCAATTCCGCCTGATAGCTGTTGCCGAGCCGCTGCAGATGCGCGGAGGCCTGTTGCGGACGCAGTTCACGGAGCAGCTTGCCACTGTCGTCCAGCACGCCTTGTTCGGCGCCGAACAGCAGTAGCTTTTCGGCACCCAGCTCGATGGCGGCGCGGGTCGCCACGTCTTCGCAGGCGAGGTTGAAGATTTCCCCGGTGGGCGAATAACCGAGCGGCGAGAGCAGCACGATGGCGCGCTCGTCGAGCAGCCGGCCGATGCCCTTGCGGTCGACCCGGCGCACTTCGCCGGTGTGGTGGTAGTCGATACCCTCGACCACGCCGATCGGCCGCGCGGTGACGAAGTTACCGCTGCTCACGCGCAACCGTGCGCCCTGCATCGGCGAGGCGGCCATGTCCATCGACAGGCGCGCTTCGATGGCGATGCGCAAATGCCCGACCGCGTCGATCACACAGTCCAGGGTGGCGCTGTCGGTAACCCGCAGATCACGATGGAAATGCGGCGTCAGCCCTTGCGCGGCCAGGCGCGCCTCGATCTGCGGGCGCGAGCCGTGGACCAGCACCAGGCGCACACCGAGGCTGTGCAGCAGCACCAGGTCATGGACGATGTTGCCGAAATTCGGGTGGGCAATGCCCTCGCCGGGCAGCATGACCACGAAGGTCCGCTCCCGGTGAGCGTTGATGTAGGGCGAAGCGTGGCGAAGCCAATTGACTGATTCGGTCATGAAAAAACCTGTGGGGCGGAACTCGAGTGCTCCCCTGGGCGAGTCGTCGCCAAGGGGCCGAGGGAGCCGGCAGGGCGCGCTCCCTACCCGTCTACCGCACGCGGCAGAGGGGCCAATTCGTATTCATCGTCGCAGCACAGGTGGCTCTCCGCTCAATTGTGGGGGCTCAGGCAGTAATGCTGGATCAGCTGGCGCAACAGTGTCACGGTCGGTTGCAGGCGCGCCAGTTCCAGGTATTCGTCCGGCTGGTGGGCGCAGGCGATATCGCCCGGGCCGAGCACAATGGTCTCGCAGCCAAGCTGCTGAAGATAAGGCGCTTCGGTGCCGAATGCCACCGACTCGGCGGTGTGCCCGGTCAGCCCTTCGGCGACCCGCACCAACTCACTGGCGGCCGGCTGCTCGAACGGCGGCACCGCCGGGAACAGCGGTGCGTAGTCGATGCGCACCTGATGCTGCTCGGCGAGCGGCTGCAATTTGGCGCGGATCGCCGCACGCAGCTGTTCCGGCTGCATGCCCGGCAGCGGACGCAGGTCGAACTCCAGCGAGCACTTGCCACAGATGCGGTTGGGATTGTCGCCGCCGTGGATGCAGCCGAGGTTGAGGGTCGGCTGCGGCACGCTGAACTGCGGGTTGTGGAATTCCTGCTGCCACTGGCCACGCAATTGCTGCAAGGCGCCGATGGCATCGTGCATGGCTTCCAGGGCGCTGTGGCCGAGGCTCGGATCGGAGGAGTGACCGCTCTGTCCGAGAATGTCGATGCGCTCCATCATCACGCCTTTGTGCAGGCGAATCGGCCGTAATCCGGTCGGCTCGCCGATCACCGCGACCCGCCCGAGTGGCCGGCCAGCGGCGGCCAGGGCGCGCGCCCCAGCCATCGAGCTTTCTTCGTCGCAGGTGGCGAGAATCAGCAGCGGCTGCTTGAACGGCTGATTGAGCAAGGGCAGCAGCGCCTCGATAATCAGCGGGAAAAAGCCCTTCATGTCGCAGACGCCGAGGCCGACCCAGCGGCCGTCGGTTTCGGTCAACTTGAGCGGATCGCTGCGCCACAACGCCTCGTCGTACGGCACGGTATCGCTGTGCCCCGCCAGCACCAGGCCGCCGGGGCCGCTGCCGTAACTGGCGAGCAGATTGAACTTGCCGGGCGAGATTTCCTGCAACTCGCAACGCAGGCCGAGGTCGCCCAACCAGCCGGCCAGCAACTCGATCACCGCGCGGTTGGACTGGTCCAGCGCAGGCTGGGTGCAGCTCACCGAGGGCGCGGCGATCAGCGCGGCGAATTGTTCTTTCAAGGACGGCAAGGGCATCGGCGGTCTCCAGCGAATGGACCCATCATAGAGACAAAGCGGGCCGACGGCAGCGGCGAACGTAGATTCGTAAACCGTAGGGTGGACTCAGGAGCGTAGCGAACAGAGCGCCGCCGGCATCGCGGCATGGCCCAGCGATTGGAGGCGTACTGCTGCGCGAGTACGGCCTACGGGTCTGACGTAGATTTTTTGTAGGAGCGGATTTATCCGCGATAGCCGGCGCCGCAGATCGCGAATGAATTCGCTTCTACCAAGACGCTGAAACCAGCTTTGGGTGGGTTACGCCTGCGGCTAACCCACCACAAAAGCATGGCCCGGCAAGCGGCGGGCTTGTCCTGTAGACTTTCCGGTCTTGGCAGCCGTTCCGCGCTGCGTCCGAATTGTCCCGCCCATGAACAAAGAAACCGAGATCAAACTGCGTGCCAGCCGCGCCACCCTCGCCGCACTGCGCGAGCATCCACTGCTGAAAAAGCGTAACAAGGCGGGCTGGCAGCAGCGCGAGCTGACCAACCAGTATTACGACACCGCCGCGCGCGATCTGGCCCACGCCAAAGTCGCGCTGCGCGTGCGACGTGACGGCGACACCTATATCCAGACCCTGAAAAGCCGCGGGCAGAGCGTCGCCGGACTGTCCGAGCGCAACGAGTGGGAATGGTATCTGGACAGCCCCGAGCTGGACCTCTCGAAACTCGACGACACCTGCTGGCCGGCGAGCCTCGCCGAGCTGGACAAAAGCCTGATCCAGCCGGCCTTCAGTACCGATTTCCTGCGTGAATTCGCCGAAATCGCCTGGGGTCGCGGCAAGACCAAGGTCGTCATCGAAGCGGCGCTGGATCTCGGCAAGGTACTCGCCGGCGGTCAGGAAGAAGAAATCTGCGAGCTGGAACTGGAGCTGCGCCAGGGCGAGCCCGAGGCGCTGCTGGAGCTGGCCGCCGAACTGGCCGCCGATCTGCCGTTGATGCCGTGCGACATCAGCAAGGCCGAGCGTGGCTATCGGCTGTTCGATGCCGACAGCTACAGCGTGAAC is from Pseudomonas sp. LS44 and encodes:
- the ompR gene encoding two-component system response regulator OmpR; protein product: MSSIAPVEGEKILIVDDDPGLRRLLERFLDEQGYRVRSVENVEQMDRLLARELFQLVVLDLMLPGEDGLSACRRLRSTNNQVPIIMLTAKGDESSRIQGLELGADDYLAKPFNPRELLARIKAVLRRQATPVPGAPDSEDAMVSFGDYQLYLATRELKKGEETHMLTTGEFAVLKALVQHAREPLTRDKLMNLARGREWDALERSIDVQISRLRRLIEPDPSKPRYIQTVWGVGYVFVPDGSK
- a CDS encoding Tex family protein produces the protein MASINQRIAEELSGLPTGRVLPQQVAAAVALLDEGSTVPFIARYRKEVTGSLDDTQLRLLEERLRYLRELEERRAAILTSIEEQGKLTPELTREINLADTKTRLEDLYLPYKQKRRTKGQIALEAGLGELADGLFNDPNLSPENEAARFVDAEKGFADIKAVLEGAKYILMERFAEDASLLAKLRGFLKDYATLSARLVAGKEAEGAKFSDYFEHDEPLKNVPSHRALAIFRGRNEGVLSAGLKVGEETAGTLHPCEGMIGERFGIKDQARAADKWLGEVVRWTWKVKLYSHLETDLFGELREKAEDEAISVFARNLHDLLLAAPAGPRATLGLDPGLRTGCKVAVVDATGKVLDTATVYPHAPRNDWDGTLATLAKLCTKHAVDLIAIGNGTASRETDKLAAELVKKLPGLNMTKIMVSEAGASVYSASELAAKEFPDLDVSIRGAVSIARRLQDPLAELVKIEPKAIGVGQYQHDVSQLKLARSLDAVVEDCVNAVGVDVNTASAALLARISGLNSTLAQNIVAHRDQHGAFKSRDALKKVPRLGDKTFELAAGFLRVMNGDNPLDASAVHPETYPLVQRIAADTSRDIRSLLGDSGFLKRLDPKQFTDERFGLPTVTDILTELDKPSRDPRPEFKTAAFQDGVETLKDLKPGMVLEGVVTNVANFGAFVDIGVHQDGLVHISALSEKFIKDPREAVKAGDVVKVKVMEVDIARQRIGLSMRMSDTPGEKVEGPRGGNRGNAPRSERHAPADKPAPANAAMASLFANAKQMRKN
- a CDS encoding PaaI family thioesterase codes for the protein MDTPESNAGSAFSRLLGLEIVSAAEGRAEVHMKMHDGLGNVHGKMHGGALFSLIDTAMGQACHSLSGGEAVSVTLESKINYIRPVSAGELVCRAWVLHAGKRTLVVEADTYQGEKLVAKAQATFSRI
- the gshA gene encoding glutamate--cysteine ligase; this translates as MSELLNRRLTLLGERPNLDLLNQCLHGIERECLRVDANGQLALTPHSPALGSALTHAQITTDYSESLLEFITPTETDPADTLADLERVHRFAYSKLGDEYVWSASMPCPLPSEEDIPIARYGSSHIGRLKYVYRKGLALRYGKTMQCIAGIHYNFSLPETLWPLLQASEGNRDSVRDYQSESYIALIRNFRRYSWLLMYLFGASPALDAGFMRGRPHQLKQLDADTLYLPYATSLRMSDLGYQSSAQSGLTPCYNDLASYTDSLRKAVSTPYPEYARIGTKRDGEWLQLNTNVIQIENEYYSSIRPKRVTYTGERPIEALMARGVQYIEVRCLDINPFLPLGIDLEEARFLDAFLLFCALQDSPLLANGECHASTDNFLKVVKEGRRPGLHLQRRGAPVSLQDWGMELLEQIRPFAELLDRSHGGSAHVESLAAQHAKLADPDLTPSAQVLANLQRNGESFSAFALRQSRAHAEYFRGTPLDAAQQAEFEALARQSLAEQAALEVEQVGDFDAFVASYQASILGLAV
- the rmf gene encoding ribosome modulation factor encodes the protein MEPTEALPDNDLPTDRKWSLESLNKAYQQGYMAGLTGHPPKQQSYGAEVLAAAWEAGWDDGEEQYQRLLKSA
- the argA gene encoding amino-acid N-acetyltransferase, which produces MTESVNWLRHASPYINAHRERTFVVMLPGEGIAHPNFGNIVHDLVLLHSLGVRLVLVHGSRPQIEARLAAQGLTPHFHRDLRVTDSATLDCVIDAVGHLRIAIEARLSMDMAASPMQGARLRVSSGNFVTARPIGVVEGIDYHHTGEVRRVDRKGIGRLLDERAIVLLSPLGYSPTGEIFNLACEDVATRAAIELGAEKLLLFGAEQGVLDDSGKLLRELRPQQASAHLQRLGNSYQAELLDAAAEACRGGVPRSHIVSFVEDGALLTELFTRDGGGTLVTQEQFESLREASIEDVGGLIDLITPLEEQGILVRRSREVLEREIEQFSIVERDGLIIACAALYPIADSDCGELACLAVSPEYRHGKRGDELLERIEERARAQGLKKLFVLTTRTAHWFRERGFVPSSVEHLPTARASLYNYQRNSKIFDKAL
- the argE gene encoding acetylornithine deacetylase — protein: MPLPSLKEQFAALIAAPSVSCTQPALDQSNRAVIELLAGWLGDLGLRCELQEISPGKFNLLASYGSGPGGLVLAGHSDTVPYDEALWRSDPLKLTETDGRWVGLGVCDMKGFFPLIIEALLPLLNQPFKQPLLILATCDEESSMAGARALAAAGRPLGRVAVIGEPTGLRPIRLHKGVMMERIDILGQSGHSSDPSLGHSALEAMHDAIGALQQLRGQWQQEFHNPQFSVPQPTLNLGCIHGGDNPNRICGKCSLEFDLRPLPGMQPEQLRAAIRAKLQPLAEQHQVRIDYAPLFPAVPPFEQPAASELVRVAEGLTGHTAESVAFGTEAPYLQQLGCETIVLGPGDIACAHQPDEYLELARLQPTVTLLRQLIQHYCLSPHN